The genomic region ACTACCGCAGGGACAAGGTTCATTTCTACCTATTTTTTTACCTACTGTTCTTTGGTTAGGATTTTTAGGGGATTCTCTTAAACTTGGTACTTCTATTCTTTCATTAAGTTCATTTGGAGTATGTCCATTGTTCTCCCAAAGTCTTGTATTGTTTGCAAGGTCCTTTACTAAATTCATTATTTCTGAAACTTGATCTTCACTATCAAAAACTATATTTCTGATATTAAACAAATTAAAAATTTGCTTTACTGAAAATCCATGCTGACATATTCCCTGAATATCATCACATACACCTTCGGCGGTATCTCTATCACCTTCAAATATATTGTCAGTTAAGTATTTCAACAAAACTTCAAATTCTTTATTTCGTTCAAAATATAAGTCATCTTTATAATTCAATAACTCTTCTTGACTCGGAATATAATATGGTTTTCCCTTACTTTTCTGAAGGTAGTCTTGAAACTCATTAAATTCTAAAATAGATTCATGAACAAAATAATCT from Natranaerobius trueperi harbors:
- a CDS encoding YecA family protein; protein product: MARELVLDYIISSINLYGIVPKNKVVEIYNMHNKEQIDIETINEISQEDLQAYGTNFVDIYGDYFVHESILEFNEFQDYLQKSKGKPYYIPSQEELLNYKDDLYFERNKEFEVLLKYLTDNIFEGDRDTAEGVCDDIQGICQHGFSVKQIFNLFNIRNIVFDSEDQVSEIMNLVKDLANNTRLWENNGHTPNELNERIEVPSLRESPKNPNQRTVGKKIGRNEPCPCGSGKKYKKCCLK